In a single window of the Rhodothermales bacterium genome:
- a CDS encoding winged helix-turn-helix domain-containing protein, which translates to MPYDASFLTPLADGFRIGEWTVLPRSHEMTRPGETVHVEPKPMQVLTLLAAHAGEPVTRDELLEAVWPEVYVTENALSRCISQLRKLFDDDPRTPRVIETIPTVGYRLIAPVHHLGDGVPVASEASDFALSVTRSAPAAEPEEEAAVGPGGGTDPAFRWQMGLAWGFVALALAALVAISVWGGSDFPVEPATRPLTSAPGLETAPALSPDGSRVLYVHAEPGERGRLFVRVLGDGAPLQLTDGDGGDASPAWAPDGRSVAFVRCGDAGCGLFTVPALGGEPRRLTDVPAFPWGLAFAPDGQALAFVTRDTSASPVRLALFDLATGAHRPLTDPPPTSAGDLDPVFAPDGGALLFRRRTSGGGEDLYRLALPDGTPERLTHDDRGLAGTAFSHDGRDVLFSSSRTGMYELWRMPATGGTPERVRGLVARDPGQPEVGDGRLVFEEWAFEINLWGADVDSAEARPLVVSTWWDKHPHLRADGARLAFISNRSGPPEVWLADGDGANPARLTDFGGASVEAPRWSPDGTRIAFQARPETTADLFVIDPAGGPTRRLTPSDADDVAPRWSRDGRRLYFGSNRDGAWQLWTMPAEGGEAVRVTDAGGFTGEESTDGTEVLYAKPGVAGLWARPVAGGPERLVTDALPPTAATSWAVTDAGVLFPRRIDGTLRVMRLGLATGETDLLPFPLGQFMPAEPGLTATADGRRVVFAQVDRVESDLMLVEPFE; encoded by the coding sequence AGCCGATGCAGGTGCTGACCCTCCTCGCGGCGCACGCAGGCGAGCCCGTCACGCGGGACGAACTGCTCGAAGCCGTCTGGCCCGAGGTCTACGTCACCGAGAACGCCCTCAGCCGCTGCATCTCCCAGCTCCGCAAGCTCTTCGACGACGACCCCCGCACGCCCCGCGTCATCGAGACGATCCCGACGGTCGGCTACCGGTTGATCGCGCCGGTCCACCACCTCGGCGATGGCGTGCCCGTCGCGTCGGAGGCGTCGGACTTCGCCCTTTCCGTGACCCGGTCTGCGCCGGCCGCCGAGCCGGAAGAGGAGGCGGCGGTAGGGCCAGGCGGGGGCACAGATCCGGCGTTCCGGTGGCAGATGGGGCTGGCGTGGGGCTTCGTCGCGCTCGCGCTCGCGGCCCTCGTCGCCATCAGCGTGTGGGGCGGAAGCGACTTCCCCGTCGAGCCCGCCACGCGCCCGCTCACGAGCGCGCCCGGACTGGAGACCGCGCCCGCGCTCTCGCCCGACGGCTCGCGCGTGCTCTACGTCCACGCCGAGCCGGGCGAGCGGGGCCGCCTCTTCGTCCGCGTCCTCGGCGACGGCGCCCCGCTGCAACTGACCGACGGCGACGGCGGCGACGCGAGTCCGGCGTGGGCACCCGACGGCCGGAGCGTCGCGTTCGTCCGCTGTGGCGACGCAGGCTGCGGGCTGTTCACCGTCCCCGCGCTCGGCGGCGAGCCTCGCCGCCTCACCGACGTGCCGGCGTTCCCGTGGGGCCTCGCGTTCGCCCCGGACGGGCAGGCGCTCGCGTTCGTCACCCGCGACACGTCCGCCTCGCCCGTCCGCCTCGCCCTCTTCGACCTCGCCACGGGCGCGCACCGCCCGCTCACCGATCCACCGCCGACGTCGGCGGGCGACCTCGATCCCGTGTTCGCGCCCGACGGCGGCGCGCTCCTCTTCCGACGGCGCACGAGCGGCGGTGGCGAAGACCTCTACCGCCTCGCCCTCCCTGACGGCACGCCCGAGCGGCTCACGCACGACGACCGCGGCCTCGCCGGGACGGCCTTCAGCCACGACGGCCGCGACGTGCTGTTCTCGTCGAGTCGGACGGGGATGTACGAGCTCTGGCGGATGCCGGCGACCGGGGGCACGCCGGAGCGGGTCCGAGGCCTCGTCGCCCGCGATCCCGGCCAGCCCGAGGTCGGCGACGGGCGGCTCGTGTTCGAGGAGTGGGCGTTCGAGATCAACCTGTGGGGAGCCGATGTGGACAGCGCCGAAGCCCGGCCGCTCGTCGTCTCGACGTGGTGGGACAAGCACCCGCACCTCCGCGCGGACGGCGCTCGGCTCGCGTTCATCTCCAACCGCTCCGGCCCGCCCGAGGTCTGGCTCGCCGACGGCGACGGGGCGAACCCGGCGCGGCTGACCGACTTCGGCGGCGCGTCCGTCGAAGCCCCGCGCTGGTCGCCGGACGGGACGCGCATCGCGTTTCAGGCCCGTCCCGAGACGACGGCTGACCTCTTCGTGATCGACCCCGCCGGCGGCCCGACGCGCCGCCTCACCCCTTCCGACGCCGACGACGTCGCGCCCCGCTGGTCACGCGACGGGCGCCGGCTCTACTTCGGCTCGAACCGCGACGGGGCGTGGCAGCTCTGGACGATGCCGGCGGAGGGGGGCGAGGCCGTGCGCGTGACCGACGCGGGCGGGTTCACCGGCGAGGAGTCGACCGACGGGACGGAGGTGCTGTACGCGAAGCCAGGTGTGGCCGGGCTGTGGGCGCGGCCGGTCGCGGGCGGCCCCGAGCGGCTCGTCACCGATGCATTGCCCCCGACCGCGGCGACGAGTTGGGCGGTGACGGACGCTGGCGTGCTGTTCCCACGGCGGATCGACGGCACGCTGCGCGTGATGCGGCTCGGCTTGGCCACGGGCGAGACCGACCTGCTGCCCTTCCCCCTCGGCCAGTTCATGCCCGCCGAGCCGGGGCTGACCGCTACCGCCGACGGCCGCCGCGTCGTCTTCGCGCAGGTGGACCGCGTCGAGAGCGACCTGATGCTCGTCGAACCCTTCGAGTAA